The following are encoded together in the Coffea arabica cultivar ET-39 chromosome 1c, Coffea Arabica ET-39 HiFi, whole genome shotgun sequence genome:
- the LOC113732296 gene encoding uncharacterized protein At5g48480-like yields the protein MAQEAHNAGAAPNGAAVKEVVFKVAKPWLFVEAPKANDAVQFYKVAFGAEEVNRTVHPKRKAEQELPLLLSAELKLGSFSFLVSDLIADDSRAPVKTVGGGVAFCLETEEVEAAVEKAVGAGAISEDVSEADCCGADGRVVKLKDPYGNVWLVCSPASASADVEA from the exons ATGGCGCAGGAGGCTCACAACGCAGGCGCTGCACCCAACGGAGCGGCTGTGAAGGAGGTGGTTTTCAAGGTGGCGAAGCCGTGGCTGTTCGTGGAGGCACCAAAGGCGAACGACGCCGTACAGTTTTACAAGGTGGCATTTGGAGCCGAAGAGGTTAACCGTACCGTGCATCCTAAGAGGAAGGCCGAGCAGGAGCTTCCTCTCCTTCTTTCTGCTGAACTCAAGCTTGGTTCCTTTTCCTTCCTCGTCTCTGACCTCATTGCTGATGACTCCCGTGCTCC AGTGAAAACAGTTGGAGGCGGAGTGGCTTTCTGCCTGGAGACTGAGGAGGTTGAAGCTGCGGTGGAGAAGGCTGTGGGTGCCGGAGCCATCTCGGAGGATGTGAGTGAGGCTGATTGTTGCGGTGCTGATGGGCGCGTGGTGAAGCTCAAGGATCCCTACGGAAATGTTTGGCTGGTTTGCTCGCCTGCGAGTGCCTCTGCTGACGTGGAGGCTTAA
- the LOC113732309 gene encoding uncharacterized protein: protein MDEYYFNGRRGHVPAFGSWDCNDDLPFTQCFETARQTGLFRYSYSEDRDLYVAGDLYENDVVAPAMIVVPRRRVKSTSYQRQGKEAKGGEAWVVCDCECGVNVKEPPSPLPPSPPPPAPKAVDEDLYKISPELLRAQPRKKRGWGFFSICMQPPSCVR, encoded by the exons ATGGAT GAGTACTACTTCAACGGGAGGAGGGGCCATGTCCCGGCATTTGGAAGCTGGGATTGCAATGACGATCTTCCGTTCACCCAGTGCTTCGAGACAGCAAGGCAGACTGGGTTGTTTCGCTATAGCTACTCTGAAGATCGTGATCTGTACGTTGCTGGTGATTTGTACGAGAATGATGTTGTCGCTCCTGCCATGATTGTGGTTCCTCGTCGCAGG GTAAAATCAACAAGTTACCAGCGGCAGGGGAAAGAAGCAAAAGGTGGGGAAGCTTGGGTGGTGTGCGACTGTGAATGTGGGGTCAACGTCAAAGAGCCACCAAGCCCACTGCCACCTTCTCCTCCCCCTCCTGCTCCTAAAGCCGTGGATGAAGACCTCTACAAGATTTCGCCGGAGCTCCTCCGAGCACAGCCCCGAAAG AAGAGGGGCTGGGGCTTCTTTTCAATCTGCATGCAACCACCCAGCTGCGTCCGTTGA
- the LOC113732341 gene encoding AUGMIN subunit 3, whose amino-acid sequence MGSGARLCALLGELGYQGHELLDPDSFEWPFQYDDVRPILDWLCSSLRPSNVLSPSEVSQYEQFVQEGKLLEGEDLDFAYDSISAFSTRRDNQEAVFGTEEGLKEIRDATASLKTEALELQKQLRRLQSQYDMLSGQASALSQGRRARVAATSVVNGQLTSLEDSLSARNLEMNAVLGKMASTAQELAHYHSGDEDGIYLAYSDFHQYLLVDSSCMKELNQWFSKQLDTGPYRLVSEEGKSKCSWVSLDEISNVLVRDLEKSHHQRVSELQRLRSIFGTSERQWVEAQVEYAKQQAILMALKGQVTSDEAHIHLDLHSLRRKHAELVGELSTLYRKEEKLSSETVPDLCWELAQLQDTYILQGDYDLKVMRQEFYINRQKTFINYLVNQLARHQFLKVACQLEKKTMLGAYSLLKVVESELQGYLSAAKGRVGRCMALIQASSEVQEQGAVDDRDTFLHGVRDLLSIYSNAQAGLSTYVSAPGIVQQISSLQSDLMSLQSELEHALPDDRNRCINELCTLVQSLQQLLFASSTTAQPILTPRTLMKELDEMEKANAELAAAVEEVSLEHNKKKEIVKHHSQELALQRRVFVDFFCNPDRLRSQVRELTARVRALQAS is encoded by the exons ATGGGTAGTGGGGCCCGATTGTGCGCATTGTTGGGGGAGTTGGGTTACCAAGGGCACGAGTTATTGGACCCTGACAGCTTCGAATGGCCTTTCCAATACGACGACGTCCGACCCATTCTCGATTGGCTCTGCTCTAGCCTTCGCCCCTCCAACGTCCTCTCCCCCTCTGAAGTTTCCCA GTATGAACAGTTCGTACAAGAAGGAAAGCTTTTGGAG GGGGAGGACCTAGATTTTGCTTATGATAGCATTTCAGCCTTTTCAACTAGGAGAGACAATCAGGAAGCAGTCTTTGGAACAGAGGAAGGACTCAAGGAAATAAG GGACGCTACTGCATCACTGAAGACTGAAGCTTTGGAGTTGCAAAAACAGCTCAGACGCCTTCAGTCTCAATACGATATGCTGTCTGGGCAGGCATCAGCATTAAGTCAAGGAAGAAGGGCACGAGTTGCAGCAACATCTGTTGTCAATGGACAACTGACATCTCTAGAGGATAGTCTTTCAGCTAGGAATTTAGAG ATGAATGCTGTTCTCGGGAAGATGGCCTCAACAGCTCAAGAATTGGCTCATTATCATTCAGGAGATG AGGATGGTATCTACTTAGCTTACTCTGACTTTCATCAGTATTTGCTTGTGGATTCTTCTTGTATGAAGGAGCTAAACCAGTGGTTTTCAAAGCAACTGGATACG GGTCCATACAGGTTAGTGTCGGAGGAAGGCAAGTCTAAATGTTCATGGGTGAGTTTGGATGAAATCTCAAATGTCTTAGTACGAG ATTTAGAAAAATCACATCATCAGCGTGTTTCTGAGTTGCAACGCTTGCGCTCCAT TTTTGGAACAAGTGAAAGGCAATGGGTAGAAGCTCAGGTTGAGTATGCAAAACAACAAGCCATTCTCATGGCACTTAAAGGGCAAGTTACATCAGACGAAGCTCACATTCATCTTGATCTTCATTCCCTGAG GAGAAAGCATGCTGAATTGGTAGGAGAACTTTCAACTCTGTACCGGAAAGAGGAGAAATTGTCATCTGAG ACTGTACCTGATCTTTGTTGGGAGTTAGCTCAGCTTCAAGACACTTATATATTGCAAG GTGATTATGATTTAAAGGTCATGCGCCAAGAATTCTACATAAATCGACAAAAAACG TTCATAAATTATTTAGTCAATCAGCTAGCAAGACATCAGTTCCTAAAAGTAGCGTGTCAACTGGAGAAGAAGACCATGCTTGGTGCATATTCATTACTCAAAGTTGTTGAGTCAGAACTGCAGGGATACCTTTCTGCAGCCAAAGGACGAGTG GGTCGTTGTATGGCATTAATTCAAGCTTCATCAGAGGTACAAGAACAAGGAGCTGTGGATGATCGAGATACTTTTTTGCATGGTGTCAGAGACCTTTTAAGTATCTACTCAA ATGCTCAAGCTGGTTTATCAACATATGTCTCGGCACCAGGCATTGTTCAGCAAATATCGAGCCTTCAATCAGATCTGATGAGCCTGCAATCTGAGTTGGAGCATGCCCTCCCAGATGACCGAAATAGGTGTATCAATGAGCT GTGCACTCTTGTCCAAAGCTTGCAGCAATTATTATTTGCATCTTCTACAACTGCCCAACCAATATTGACACCTCGG ACATTAATGAAGGAGCTTGATGAAATGGAAAAGGCAAATGCAGAGCTTGCAGCTGCTGTTGAAGAAGTATCATTAGAGCATAACAAGAAGAAGGAG ATTGTAAAACATCATTCACAAGAGCTGGCGCTCCAGAGGCGTGTATTTGTAGATTTCTTCTGTAACCCTGACCGTTTGAGGAGCCAAGTCAGAGAGCTGACGGCAAGAGTCAGGGCTCTGCAAGCATCATAA
- the LOC113732352 gene encoding uncharacterized protein produces the protein MLSFAGRIRSSALRPWPQLVHLRLARTDSGSSSAHNRRRQKFAPSNLLKKADEDKSEWWVVDGEMHEIGENVPPRERFVIPRENIPNKRRKQLREQFMRRTRLVLKESEHEPWCKRYMELYNELRENWERLYWDEGYSKKIAQDHAGYDSAEGDDEDFNPYRRRQNRAEQFKDQGMGRSREANTWQKVRQIRDKFEYDRERRMREKAFAPMSGGNDFSTDDFASRNQPFNAERYISESDSE, from the exons ATGCTCTCGTTCGCCGGGCGTATTCGGAGCTCCGCCCTCAGACCATGGCCGCAATTAGTTCACCTTCGGTTGGCCCGAACTGACTCCGGTTCATCGTCTGCCCATAACAGGAGGCGGCAGAAGTTTGCCCCATCGAATTTGCTTAAGAAAGCAGACGAAGACAAATCAGAATGGTGGGTAGTCGACGGCGAGATGCACGAGATTGGGGAAAACGTTCCGCCCAGAGAACGCTTCGTGATTCCCAGAGAAAATATTCCAAACAAGCGCAGAAAGCAGCTTCGGGAACAGTTCATGCGCCGCACTCGGCTTGTTCTTAAAGAATCT GAGCATGAGCCATGGTGTAAAAGATATATGGAGTTGTACAATGAGCTGAGGGAGAATTGGGAGAGGCTGTATTGGGATGAGGGTTACTCCAAGAAAATTGCTCAAGATCATGCCGGCTACGATTCAGCTGAGGGTGATGATGAAGATTTCAACCCGTATAG AAGAAGGCAAAACCGGGCTGAGCAATTCAAG GACCAAGGAATGGGGAGAAGTAGGGAAGCAAATACTTGGCAAAAGGTTAGACAAATTCGTGATAAGTTTGAATATGATCGAGAGAGAAGAATGAGGGAGAAAG CCTTTGCACCCATGAGTGGAGGAAATGATTTCAGCACAGATGATTTTGCCTCCAGGAATCAGCCATTTAATGCTGAGAGATACATATCCGAGAGTGATAGCGAGTGA